One region of Ictalurus furcatus strain D&B chromosome 17, Billie_1.0, whole genome shotgun sequence genomic DNA includes:
- the espnlb gene encoding espin-like protein, whose translation MLHRAIQAAHEGDLEALQVLRVSGGLTPGITDDQGATPVHHAARGGRLECLRFLVREANFKGNARARNGATAAHDAAATGHVQELQWLLGHGECGLEDQDGEGATALHLAARFGRADALQCLLTAGGNAELQTHCGALPVHYTAASGDLTCLKLLMSHSPRCVDHQMHTGATPLYLACQEGHLHVVEFLVKDCGANVHLQAQDGMSVLHAAAHMGHHALVVWLASFTDVDLSCQDVNGATALHFAASEGHHRILERLLLMDAKILRDHWGGTPLHDAAENGELECCRILLEHHISPLEKDVDGFSAVELAEYNGHRECAALLQSAQLYESEDRLLSPEVILIEEERTPFGREGHLLNATEQSSEQSHNTAMENSKQPVKEVPLQPRLDPSSPDSSSSQLTRTGINSIQHIQVASAVVSTMRKVSVENETPVPQMKSRSWRHAGITAVFTGHVKGENGMVALPAEEVNPADIDSLVPTHDEHGRPIAEWKRQVMVRKLQARLQDDEDQWRKVGINSTMDGWRYSKVHNAILGPFGELLTEDDLVYLEGQIETVSLQKKCQAYELELTRLAKQLQTLLPAPIVNITINTQFQQKPDMVDTLALPIWCNRISGIVKSMSLLLNNLSDKNVEDGISKMPNKELASVFSSQPERNKGKREKVEMEIQLSGVSVKNLRSTFEGQIGNIYPFSGMLNTMSKSNPMQQDVSNLSQTGVVLNQDLNLVNDCRLNCKHTTSEEPAKVLETTSLRKERIVVLFLGHWKKSAYAISMRAKMNQELDTQRSAETCIKGPSVPTPVLQSNGGSLYHLYRQRITIDKMIHNWRAINSGVPSRQIRNLQRKSVIYSPEHFLPRVDGAPVPYESLTLDLFMLGYFHILEQDLPADERKMRHLLCFEVFDHVADFPWETVRDFHRAVLRDIEDGKRQWKDGFEDIKARFFGTKTKVQASKSLKNSEVRTVPRVMVENVAQDEGSHRADGGTDWSCFANDEICKYIDRSFVFWKEKEAELFDFEH comes from the exons ATGCTCCACAGAGCGATCCAGGCGGCACACGAGGGCGACTTGGAGGCTCTCCAGGTCCTGCGGGTGTCCGGGGGTCTCACACCGGGCATCACTGACGATCAGGGGGCCACACCGGTTCATCACGCTGCGCGCGGGGGTCGGTTGGAGTGCCTGCGCTTCCTGGTTAGAGAGGCAAACTTCAAAGGGAACGCACGTGCCAGGAACGGAGCAACGGCCGCCCACGACGCTGCCGCCACCGGGCACGTGCAGGAGCTGCAATGGCTGCTGGGACACGGGGAGTGCGGGCTGGAG gatcagGATGGTGAAGGAGCCACGGCTCTGCATTTGGCAGCTCGGTTTGGTCGTGCTGATGCTCTGCAGTGTCTTTTGACTGCAGGAGGAAACGCTGAGCTCCAGACACACTGTGGGGCTCTTCCTGTCCACTACACTGCTGCAAGCGGAGACCTCACCTGTCTCAAACTGCTCATGTCCCACTCACCacg GTGTGTGGACCATCAGATGCACACCGGAGCCACGCCCCTTTACCTGGCCTGTCAGGAGGGGCATCTGCACGTGGTGGAGTTTCTGGTGAAGGACTGCGGAGCAAACGTCCATCTGCAGGCCCAAGACGGGATGAGCGTCCTGCACGCCGCCGCCCACATGGGCCACCACGCTCTGGTGGTCTGGCTG GCGTCGTTCACAGACGTGGACTTGTCGTGTCAGGATGTGAACGGAGCCACAGCTCTGCACTTCGCTGCCAGTGAGGGACATCATCGCATCCTGGAGCGTCTGCTGCTCATGGACGCCAAAATCCTGAGAGACCACTGGGGCGGGACACCACTGCACGACGCCGCTGAGAATGGAGAACTCGAG TGTTGTCGGATCCTTCTGGAACATCACATCAGTCCACTGGAGAAGGATGTGGACGGATTCAGTGCAGTGGAACTGGCAGAGTATAACGGCCACCGTGAATGCGCCGCTCTCCTCCAATCAGCTCAG CTTTATGAGTCAGAGGACCGTCTTCTTTCCCCTGAGGTCATTCTGATAGAAGAGGAAAGGACACCGTTTGGGAGAGAAGGTCATCTTCTGAACGCTACTGAGCAGTCCAGTGAGCAAAGTCATAACACTGCTATGGAGAACAGCAAG CAGCCGGTAAAGGAGGTTCCTCTTCAGCCTCGTCTCGATCCATCAAGCCCCGATTCTTCATCCTCACAATTGACTAGAACTGGAATCAACTCCATTCAACATATCCAAGTGGCATCGGCAG TTGTGTCCACCATGAGAAAGGTTTCGGTGGAAAATGAGACACCGGTGCCTCAGATGAAGTCCAGATCCTGGAGACATGCAGGAATAACAGCAGTCTTTACTGGACATGTg AAAGGTGAAAATGGAATGGTTGCTCTTCCAGCAGAGGAGGTGAATCCCGCTGATATAGACTCGTTGGTTCCTACACACGATGAGCACGGGAGGCCTATTGCAGAGTGGAAGAGGCAAGTGATGGTACGTAAACTTCAAGCAAGGCTTCAGGATGATGAAGACCAATGGAGAAAGGTGGGCATCAACTCCA CTATGGATGGCTGGAGATACTCCAAGGTTCACAATGCTATTTTGGGCCCCTTCGGCGAGCTGCTAACGGAGGATGACTTGGTGTACTTAGAGGGACAGATTGAGACCGTTTCCCTGCAGAAAAAGTGTCAGGCCTACGAGCTGGAGTTAACGCGTCTGGCCAAGCAACTCCAAACACTCCTGCCTGCTCCCATTGTtaacatcaccatcaacactcaGTTCCAGCAGAAGCCAGATATGGTGGACACTCTTGCACTTCCCATCTGGTGCAACCGTATCTCGGGCATCGTGAAGAGCATGTCCCTGCTTCTAAACAACCTCTCAGACAAAAATGTAGAAGATGGTATCTCCAAAATGCCCAACAAAGAACTGGCATCGGTGTTCTCAAGCCAGCCGGAAAGGAATAAGGGCAAGCGAGAGAAGGTGGAAATGGAGATCCAGTTGTCAGGAGTTTCTGTAAAGAATCTAAGGTCCACTTTTGAAGGCCAGATTGGGAACATCTATCCATTTTCAGGGATGTTAAACACCATGTCTAAGTCCAATCCCATGCAGCAGGATGTGTCTAATCTGTCACAAACAGGGGTTGTTCTCAATCAAGACCTCAATCTTGTTAATGACTGCAGACTTAATTGCAAACATACCACCAGCGAGGAACCCGCTAAGGTTCTGGAGACCACCAGCTTGCGCAAAGAGCGAATCGTTGTCTTGTTCTTGGGCCACTGGAAAAAGTCTGCCTATGCAATCTCAATGAGAGCTAAAATGAACCAAGAACTAGACACACAGAGATCAGCTGAAACTTGCATCAAAGGTCCCAGTGTGCCAACTCCAGTCCTTCAGTCGAACGGAGGCTCCCTGTATCATCTCTACAGACAAAGGATAACTATAGACAAAATGATTCACAACTGGAGGGCCATCAACTCAGGGGTTCCCTCACGCCAGATCCGGAACCTCCAGAGAAAGTCGGTCATTTATTCCCCTGAGCACTTCCTCCCTCGAGTAGATGGTGCGCCTGTGCCTTACGAAAGCTTGACACTTGACTTGTTCATGCTGGGGTACTTCCACATCCTGGAGCAGGACCTGCCCGCTGATGAGCGCAAAATGAGACACTTACTCTGCTTTGAAGTTTTCGACCACGTGGCCGACTTCCCATGGGAGACAGTTAGAGATTTCCATCGGGCTGTCCTAAGAGACATAGAGGACGGGAAACGGCAATGGAAAGACGGCTTTGAAGACATCAAGGCCCGTTTCTTTGGGACAAAAACAAAGGTCCAAGCCAGCAAGTCTTTGAAGAACTCTGAGGTTAGGACAGTTCCTAGAGTCATGGTTGAGAATGTTGCACAAGATGAGGGAAGCCACAGGGCAGACGGGGGCACAGACTGGTCATGTTTTGCTAACGATGAAATCTGCAAATACATTGACCGTAGTTTTGTTTTCTGGAAGGAGAAAGAAGCCGAGTTGTTTGACTTCGAACATTAG